The Devosia sp. genome segment ATCGTCTGGCTCGCGCTCGGATCGAAAAACCATGTAGGACGCGCTTGTTTCGGGTCGGCGCCCATTGGCTGCGCGCCAGGCCATGAACTTCTCTCGGGTCTGAGGGATCGTCGATCGATCACCGCGATGTTCGATCATGGCGACCGCGACGGCAGGACAATCACAGATGGTGACGTCCCCGGGTTCGAAATTGATATGCATGAGTCTGCTCCTGGCAGTATCGAGGGGACCGAAGGCGGAAAGCCACTCAACCCAGTCGGGAGCATTTCGAAATGCGGACGGCGATTGACCCAGCCGCTGCCGGAAGGCCCGGGCAAATGCATCGGGCGCCTCATATCCCGCATCCATGGCAATTTCGGTGATGCTGGTCTCGGCCATGCCGAGTTGCCCGGACGCGTGTCTGAGACGCGTGAGCTGGACATATCGGTTCAGCGAAATCCCAAACAGCGCCGAAAACTGCCGATGGAAGTGAAACGGGGAAAAGGCCGCGACGGCGCTGAGTGTAGCGAGATCGAGCCTCTCGTCGAGATGCCCGTCGATGTGATCGAGAACTCGCTGCATCCGAGCCTGGTAGTGGTGAATTGCGGTCATGGTCCGTCCTGAGTGACGGGCATATTTAGCCGCGCCGCGCCTTGCCCCGCTCGACCGATCTTGCTCTTCGTGCCGCTAAACGCCCGGCTTGGTCTTCAGAAAATCGAGCACCATCTGCACGGCATGGGCCTCGCGCTCCTGCACCATGTTGACGCTGGTCAGGTCGCGTTCGAAAATGACCGACAGCGTGGCAGTGTTGGAGACGTAAAAGAATCCCAGCGCCGCCACCGAAATATAGAGTTGCACCGGGTCGACATCGCGCCGGAAGGCGCCCGAGGCGGCGCCGCGCTCGATAATGGCGGCGATCTGGCCGACCAGCGGGGAATGCAACGCCTTGATATCGGGCAGCGTCCGCAAGAACCGCGCATTCTCGATGTTTTCCGTGCCCAACAGGCGCGGGAACCAGGGATTGGCCAGAAAGTGCCGGAAGGTGAAACGCACCAGCCGGTCCATGGCCTGGACCGGATCGTACTGATCAAGGCTCAGGGCCCGCTCGCCCCGCCTGATCTCCTGATAGGCATCGAGCAGCACCGCCCGGTAGAGGTCTTCCTTGTTGCCGAAATAGTGGTAGAGCAGGCGCTTGTTGGCGCCCGCCCGCTCGGCGATCGCATCCACCCGCGCCCCTTCAAATCCACGATCTGCGAACTCCACCCGCGCGGCAGCGAGAATGGAGGCCTTGGTCTTGGCCGAGTTTCGCGGACGTCGGGTCGTCTCAGCCTTTGGCTTGGACGCCTCCGCGATTGCGGGTGAAGAGGGCACGGACACGTCGGTTTACCGCCGGGATGGACATGAGGATGGTGACAACGATGACGAGGCAGATAACAGCAGAGATCGGGCGGGTAAAGAACGGGCTCGGATCGCCATTGGTCAGCATGAGCCCGCGCCGGAGATTGAGGTCGAGCAGGTCGCCCAGGATAATGCCCAGCACCAGCGGGGCCATGGGATATTTCATCTCCCGCAGGATGAAGCCGACAATGCCGAACCCGATCATCACATAGACATCGAACATGCGCTGGGTAATGGCGAAGGACCCCACCACGCACAGCACATAGACGACCGCCATCAGCCGCTCGCGCGGGACGGACAGGACCGTCAGGAGCGGCTTGGTCAGCGTCAGCCCGAAGACCAGGATGCCAATGGTGGAGAAAAACAGGATCGCCACCACCTGGTACAGAAATTCCGGATTTTCCGTCATCAGCAGCGGCCCGGGCCGGATGCCGTGAATGAACATGGCGGCGATGAGGACCGCGGCCGCCGCCGAGCCGGGCAGGGCCAGGGTCAGGGTCGGAATCATGGCGCCGGGAACCACGGCCGAATTGCCGGTTTCGGCGGCGATCAGCCCTTCCTGGCTGCCCTTGCCGAACAGGTGCTTTTCCTTGCTGGTGCGCTTGGCCGCCGCATAGGAGGCCCAGGCCCCCACATCTTCGCCGACGCCCGGCACGATGCCCACGAAGGTGCCGATAATGCCCGAGCGCAATGTGGTCCACTTGTAGCGGAAGACATCGGCGAAACGCGGAATGACCCGGTCGCCCGTCGAGACGATCCGTGCCTGGGCATGGCGTTTCATCACGCCGAGGATTTCGGCAAAGCCGAAGGCGCCGACCATGGCGGGGATGAGATCGACGCCGCCGCCAAGGGCCGGAATGCCGAAGGTGAAGCGCTGATGGGCATGCAGGGTCTCCATGCCGACCATAGCGACAAGCAGGCCCAGAATGCCGGCGATATAGCCCTTGAGCGGATCGTCGATGGCCGTCAGTTGGCCCGAAATGATGACGCCGAACAGGGCCAGCCAGAAGAATTCATAGGTGCCGAACTTGAGGGCGGCCTCGGCGAGGAGCGGCGCGATCATCGCCAGGGCGACAATGCCCACCAGCGTGCCGAGGGCCGAGGAGGTGGTGGCCAGGCCCATGGCCGTCCCGGCCTTGCCCTGCAGGGCCAGCGGGTGACCATCCAGCGTCGTCGCGGCACTGGCCGGGGTGCCGGGAATGGAGAGCAGGATGGCGGTGCGGCTGCCGCCGTAAATGGCCCCGGAATAGAGGCACATGAGGCAGAGGATCGCCTGGTCCGGCGCCATCTTGTAGGTCAGCGTGACCAGGAGCGCCACGCCCATAGTGGCCGTCAGCCCCGGCAGCGCGCCAATGACGATGCCGAGCAGGGTTGCCCAGGCGATGTTGAACAGTGACAGCGGGGTCAGGAAGTGCGCCAGGCCATTGCCCAGCATGACGAGACCGTCGAGCATGGGTCTTCCTTCTAGGGCAGGCGCACGAGAAAGGCGCGTTCAAAGACAAGGGTGACGATGCCGGACGTGGCAATGGCCAGGCCGAGCGCCCAGAGGCCGGATGTGAGCAGCGGCCGCCGCGGCTCGGCCAGCCAGCATTCGAACACCAGGATGAAGGCAAAAACGAACAGGCCCGTGGCCGCCCAGAAGGGCATATTGCCGATCAGGACCAGCGTATAGAGCAGGGCAAGGCCCATCACCACCAGGGCGCGTCCGGCGGCGCCGGACAGCAGGGCGCCCTGCAATTGCTGCCAGCCGCTTTCGGCTTTCTGGCGCAGGGAGCGAACCGAAAGTATGACACCGCACAGGGTCAGGCTGAGGCTCAGCATGCCCGGCACCAGGCCCGGAATGGTCATGGGATGAATGCGCCGCACTTCCAGCCTGTCCATGGTCCAGGAGGCGTAGAAAATGGCAACACCGAGGATGATGAAGACCAGGCCCGTCAGCAGGTCCGCCTTGATCATGCCGGGCGCGGGCGCCTCGTCGTCCGGGGTCGGAATTTCGGTTGTCATCTGTGTTGAGCCTTGTGGCCGTCGGACTGTACCAATCCGCTGCGGTCATCGTTTGGGTTGATCGGGCGGATCAGCGGCCCGGGCAGGATATGGACCACCGGGCCCCGGCTGGTGCCGGAGCCCGGTGACATTGAGCGGTAGACCCTGCCCTTACATGCCCACTTCGGTGCGGGTTTCGCAGTCGATGCCGATCGTGGACGGATCGTTGACCGCTTCGCCGCGTTCGACGGCATCGCAGGCTTCCAGGATTACGACCGGCATGGCCTTGGCCCGGGCCTCGGCGCCGTAGGAGGGTGCAAACACCGCGCCGAAAGTCTCGGCATAGGTCTTGATCTCCTCGGCATTCATGACCTTTTCGGCCCAGATCTTGTCGAGCGTGGCCACGACCTCATCCGGTACGCCCGCCGGCACGAAGATGCCGAAATAGTCGGGCGCCAGTGCCATGTCGGGGATCCAGTCGGTGATCGGGGGGATCGGGTCGACGCCCTCGAGTTCCAGGGGCTGGTCGGACAGCACGGCCAGGGCCTTGAGACGGCCGCCGCGGATAAGCTCGGTCTGTTCCACGGCCAGCTGGGTGGTGACCATGGCTTCGCCCGAGGCGGTGGCGATGGCGGCCGGTCCGCCGCCGTCATAGGTGATCATGTTGTAGGGGAAGCTTTCGGCCGCGCCGGAGAGGGCCGCAATGGCGGTGCCGCCCGACGAGGTAATGCCGGCCGTGGCCACGGTGATCTCGTTGCCGCGGGTCTTGAAGGCTTCCAGCAATTGGCCGAAATCCTCGAACTCGCTATCGGCCGGAACCGAGACGACCGGGACATTGGCGACCGACAGATAGATGTGCCAGTCGTCGATATTGGTGTTTTCGACCAGGCCCGACACCGAATAGGTGGCGTTATTGGCAATGGCATTGGCCGTCCAGGTGTAGCCGTCCTTGGGGGCGTTGAGCACTTCCTGGGTACCGATGGCACCCGATGCGCCGGGCTGGTTGACCACGACAACCTCGACGCCCAGGGCTTCCGCCAGGATCGGCGCGGTGACGCGGGTCACCTGATCGGTGGACCCGCCGGCACCCCATGGCACGATCAGGTTGATCGGGCGGTCCGGTTTCCACTCCTGGGCAAAGGCGGCGGTGCCGGCCAGAGAAGCCAGGGCCGTGGCCGAAACCAGGACAAGTCGCAGGGACTTCTGCATCGTCTGATATCCTCCCAATATTGCGAGGCCCGTTCTTGTGGCCTTCGGTGCAAGACTTGCGCCGAACCGGTACCCTGTCAAGCACGAAGTAACCATGTGGTGACCTCAGGTCGTGCGCCCAACGGCCGGTAAACTGTTGTCGGCACGCATAGAAAGGTTCTATATCGAGACCTGCCTGCCCCGACCGAACTGGTCCGTGAACGTTTTCGGAGAGTGACATGGATTTTGATCCTGCCCGCTTGGCGATCATGGCCCTGGCGCTGGCGGCGGGCGCCATCGTCAAGGGCGCGACCGGCATGGGCCTGCCGCTCGTTGCCCTGCCGGTGCTGACCACCGTGTTCGGATTGCAGCATGCGGTCGGCATCATGGCCATTACCCAGGTCCTGACCAATTGCATGCAGATCTGGCAGTTTCGCAGCGAGGCGCGGTCCGAGGGGCTGGGCTTCCTGCCCTGGTTTCTGGTCGCCGCGGGTGCCGGCGTGGTCCTGGGGACCTGGCTCCTGTCCAGCCTGCCGGAACGGGCGCTCATCATCTCGCTCGGGCTGCTGCTCTTGGGCTATTTCCTGTTCAAGATCACGCGGCCGCACCTCACGGTGGGCCCGGAACTGGCACGGCGTGCCGGGCCCTTTGCCGGTTTCGGCAGCGGTGTGCTGCAGGGCGCAACCGGCATTTCGGCGCCAATCGGGGTGACCTTCATCCATGCCATGGGTCTCGAGCGCCGGACACATGTCTATGCTGTTTCGGCCATGTTCCTCACGCTGGGGCTGGTGCAGCTGCCGGCCCTGGTCATCTCCGGCATCATGCAGGCGCAATGGGTTCTCGAGGCGCTGCTCGCCATGATCCCCATCCTGATCTTCATGCCTGTCGGTCAGGCCCTGGCAAAGCGTCTGAGCCGCCGGGCCTTCGACCTGATGATCCTCATCTTTCTCGGTCTGATGGGTCTCAAGATGGTGCTCGGACTCTGATTTTCATGCGAAGCCGCGCGCTTGCCCGCTTGACGGAGCCGCTCGCTCTCATATAGGTAAGTAACTAATCAGTTACACCAAAAAGCTGCGGCTTGGGAGGAATGAATTGGCGGAACAACGCATTGGCATCATCATGCACGGCGTCACCGGGCGCATGGGCTATAACCAGCATCTGGTGCGCTCGATCCTGGCGATCCGCGACCAGGGCGGTATCACGCTGGCGAATGGCGACCGCCTCGTCGTTGACCCGATCATCGTCGGCCGCAATGCCGACAAGATGGCGGCACTGGCCAGAAAGCATAACATCGCCCGCTGGAGCGACGATCTCGACGCGGCCCTCGCCAACAAGGACGACGCGATCTTCTTTGACGCCGGCACCACGCTGATGCGCGCCGGTCTTCTCGAAAAGGCCCTCGCCGCCGGCAAGCACGTCTATTGCGAGAAGCCCACCTCCGACGATCTCGACATCGCCGTGAACCTGGCCAAGACCGCTCGCGCCTCCGGCCTCAAGCACGGCGTAGTCCAGGACAAACTGTTCCTGCCGGGCCTGATGAAGATCAAGATGCTGCGCGACAGCGGCTTTTTCGGCAAGATCCTGTCGGTGCGCGGCGAGTTTGGCTACTGGGTCTTTGAAGGCGACTGGCAGAAGGCCCAGCGCCCCTCCTGGAACTATCGCAAGAATGACGGCGGCGGCATCATCCTCGATATGCTCTGCCACTGGCGCTATGTGATGGACAATCTCTTCGGCGAAGTGCAGGCGGTCTCGTGCCTGGGCGCCACCCATATTCCCCAGCGCGTCGACGAGCAGGGCAAGACCTTCGACTGCGACACCGACGATGCGGCCTATGCCACGTTCGAACTCGAAGGCGGCATTATCGCCCAGATCAATTCGAGCTGGACCACCCGTGTGCGCCGCGACGATCTCGTCACCTTCCATGTCGATGGCACCCATGGCTCGGCCGTTGCAGGCCTTCACAAGTGCTGGACCCAGCATCGCGTCAACACGCCCAAGCCGGTGTGGAACCCCGATCAGCCCCAGACCATGAATTTCTTCGAGGACTGGGAAGAAGTGCCGGACAACTGGCCGGCCGACAATGGTTTCAAGGCGCAGTGGGAAATGTTCCTGCGCCACGTCGCCGAGGACGCGCCATGGCCCTATGGGCTCGAAGCCGGCGCCAAGGGTGTGCAGCTGGCCGAACTTGGTCTCAAGAGCTGGGAAGAGCGCCGCTGGCTGGACGTGCCCAAGCTGGAATTCTAGTCACAGCCCTCCCGCCCCACGATGTCATTCCGGCGCAGGCCGGAATCCAGGCTGAAGACCAGCAGCGGCATCAGGGGTTGGGAGGGGACACAGCATGGACCCCGGCCTGCGCCGGGGTGACATCGCGTTTGTTGAGGCCTTGAGAGACATGACCAGCATCAACCTGCCCAATCCCGACCGCTCCATTTCGCCCTATACGCTGACTGGCGATCCCATTCCCTTCGTCAAGTTCAAGGCCACCGATTTTCCGCGTATTGCCTATTCGGCGGCGCATGTCGTGGCCGATCCGCTGGCCAGCAATGATCCCTGGCTGACCCCGGCCATCGACTGGGACACGACGCTGAAATTCCGCCATCGCATGTGGGATCTTGGCCTTGGCGTGGCCGAAGCCATGGACACGGCCCAGCGCGGCATGGGCCTGACCTGGACCGAAGCCAAGGAGCTCATCCGGCGCGCGCAGGCCGAGGCGCGCACGCGCAGCGATAGCCTCATCGCCTATGGCGCGGGTACCGATCACCTGGCGCCCGGCCCCGATGTCACCA includes the following:
- a CDS encoding tripartite tricarboxylate transporter permease; this encodes MLDGLVMLGNGLAHFLTPLSLFNIAWATLLGIVIGALPGLTATMGVALLVTLTYKMAPDQAILCLMCLYSGAIYGGSRTAILLSIPGTPASAATTLDGHPLALQGKAGTAMGLATTSSALGTLVGIVALAMIAPLLAEAALKFGTYEFFWLALFGVIISGQLTAIDDPLKGYIAGILGLLVAMVGMETLHAHQRFTFGIPALGGGVDLIPAMVGAFGFAEILGVMKRHAQARIVSTGDRVIPRFADVFRYKWTTLRSGIIGTFVGIVPGVGEDVGAWASYAAAKRTSKEKHLFGKGSQEGLIAAETGNSAVVPGAMIPTLTLALPGSAAAAVLIAAMFIHGIRPGPLLMTENPEFLYQVVAILFFSTIGILVFGLTLTKPLLTVLSVPRERLMAVVYVLCVVGSFAITQRMFDVYVMIGFGIVGFILREMKYPMAPLVLGIILGDLLDLNLRRGLMLTNGDPSPFFTRPISAVICLVIVVTILMSIPAVNRRVRALFTRNRGGVQAKG
- a CDS encoding tripartite tricarboxylate transporter substrate binding protein, with the translated sequence MQKSLRLVLVSATALASLAGTAAFAQEWKPDRPINLIVPWGAGGSTDQVTRVTAPILAEALGVEVVVVNQPGASGAIGTQEVLNAPKDGYTWTANAIANNATYSVSGLVENTNIDDWHIYLSVANVPVVSVPADSEFEDFGQLLEAFKTRGNEITVATAGITSSGGTAIAALSGAAESFPYNMITYDGGGPAAIATASGEAMVTTQLAVEQTELIRGGRLKALAVLSDQPLELEGVDPIPPITDWIPDMALAPDYFGIFVPAGVPDEVVATLDKIWAEKVMNAEEIKTYAETFGAVFAPSYGAEARAKAMPVVILEACDAVERGEAVNDPSTIGIDCETRTEVGM
- a CDS encoding TetR/AcrR family transcriptional regulator yields the protein MPSSPAIAEASKPKAETTRRPRNSAKTKASILAAARVEFADRGFEGARVDAIAERAGANKRLLYHYFGNKEDLYRAVLLDAYQEIRRGERALSLDQYDPVQAMDRLVRFTFRHFLANPWFPRLLGTENIENARFLRTLPDIKALHSPLVGQIAAIIERGAASGAFRRDVDPVQLYISVAALGFFYVSNTATLSVIFERDLTSVNMVQEREAHAVQMVLDFLKTKPGV
- a CDS encoding AraC family transcriptional regulator, with protein sequence MTAIHHYQARMQRVLDHIDGHLDERLDLATLSAVAAFSPFHFHRQFSALFGISLNRYVQLTRLRHASGQLGMAETSITEIAMDAGYEAPDAFARAFRQRLGQSPSAFRNAPDWVEWLSAFGPLDTARSRLMHINFEPGDVTICDCPAVAVAMIEHRGDRSTIPQTREKFMAWRAANGRRPETSASYMVFRSEREPDDPAGYSMDLCVETEELVTPNPWQVKPGEIPAGRCAVLRFPGNSTNLEPAALYLYREWLPQSGEELRDFPVYCRRQLKTVPGMEAYEVVVDVFLPLK
- a CDS encoding sulfite exporter TauE/SafE family protein, with the protein product MDFDPARLAIMALALAAGAIVKGATGMGLPLVALPVLTTVFGLQHAVGIMAITQVLTNCMQIWQFRSEARSEGLGFLPWFLVAAGAGVVLGTWLLSSLPERALIISLGLLLLGYFLFKITRPHLTVGPELARRAGPFAGFGSGVLQGATGISAPIGVTFIHAMGLERRTHVYAVSAMFLTLGLVQLPALVISGIMQAQWVLEALLAMIPILIFMPVGQALAKRLSRRAFDLMILIFLGLMGLKMVLGL
- a CDS encoding tripartite tricarboxylate transporter TctB family protein encodes the protein MTTEIPTPDDEAPAPGMIKADLLTGLVFIILGVAIFYASWTMDRLEVRRIHPMTIPGLVPGMLSLSLTLCGVILSVRSLRQKAESGWQQLQGALLSGAAGRALVVMGLALLYTLVLIGNMPFWAATGLFVFAFILVFECWLAEPRRPLLTSGLWALGLAIATSGIVTLVFERAFLVRLP
- a CDS encoding Gfo/Idh/MocA family oxidoreductase — encoded protein: MHGVTGRMGYNQHLVRSILAIRDQGGITLANGDRLVVDPIIVGRNADKMAALARKHNIARWSDDLDAALANKDDAIFFDAGTTLMRAGLLEKALAAGKHVYCEKPTSDDLDIAVNLAKTARASGLKHGVVQDKLFLPGLMKIKMLRDSGFFGKILSVRGEFGYWVFEGDWQKAQRPSWNYRKNDGGGIILDMLCHWRYVMDNLFGEVQAVSCLGATHIPQRVDEQGKTFDCDTDDAAYATFELEGGIIAQINSSWTTRVRRDDLVTFHVDGTHGSAVAGLHKCWTQHRVNTPKPVWNPDQPQTMNFFEDWEEVPDNWPADNGFKAQWEMFLRHVAEDAPWPYGLEAGAKGVQLAELGLKSWEERRWLDVPKLEF